The DNA window GTGCTGGGAGACGTGACCTTGTCGGGAGATCCGACGTTTGCGGTGAATGACAGTCTGGTGGCAGGTGCCCGGTTGGAGATCGGCACGTTGATCGGCGGCGGAGTGGCCCGGGCGGTGGTCAAGACCGGTGACGGGGATCTGACCCTGAACGGAGGGACGACCGATCTGCCTGCAGGATCGAGTTTTGTTGCGACCGGCGGAGGGGTGATCGAGCTGGACTTCGGGTCCCTGGGCGCGGCCGGCACGGTCGCAATCACCGATGCCCAGAACCCGCTCGGTGCCGCGAGCGTTTCGATCACCGACGGCGGGCTCACCCTGCTTGCCAACGGCTCCGGCACGAACGCGGTCCAAACCTATCAGTTGGGTAACTCCTTCGTTCTCGGCGGGACGTTCACGCTCGATGCCAACCGGCTTTCGGGCAGCAACACCAACAAGACCTTCGAACTGCCCGGGGCAACGCTTCTCGCCGGCACCGAGCTGACAATGGTGGGCGACCAATTGCACGGCGTCGCACTCTCCGGGCCGCTCGCTTTGTCCGGGGATGCCACCTTGAAAGGGGTCGACATTACGAGTCGCGACGGCCTTCTGACCTTGGACGGCGGAATTACGGGAAGTGTCGGAGACGCGCTGACCATCGAAGGCGGAACGAGTCCGCTGAATCTCACGATCAACGCTTCGGGGACTTACGGCGGAGGCACGACGGTGACCGGGAGCAACGTGATCCTTAATGCGGTCGATGCGCTGGGCACCGGGCCTCTGCTGATGGAAGGTGGTGACGTATTCGTCAATGTGGCCGGGGCTCTGAACGGCACGGTGACGGTGAACGGCGGGACGCTCGAAGTGAGCGGCTACGATCTGCTCGCGAGCAACGCGTTGGTGATCGGTGGCGGCACGGTGGAAATTCGGAACAACACCGGCGACACCGTGCCGACGACAAGTTTGAGCGTGAGCGGAACCAGTTCGCTTCTGGTCGGCAACAACGGCAGCGGCTTCGGGCAAACGATGATCTTCCCGCTGCTGTCGGTGTCCGGTGACACCACGCTGTCGCTTCTGAATTCCAACGGATTCACTCCCGAGATCCAGGCGCTCGATCTCGCGGGCAATCTGACCCTCGACCACAACATCACGGCGCGGATCGGAGGCATCACCGAAGATCTTTCTCCCCGGACCTTGCTCAAGACCGGTAATGGAACGCTTGAGCTGAATGGTGCTGGCACGCACAGCGGCGGAACGGAGGTGCTGGCGGGCGTGCTGCTGGTGAATGATGGCTCGGCCCTCGGCTCCGGCGACCTGACGATCGGGGATGTCTCGGGCACTTCGAATGCGATCGCCAGATTCGCGGCCGGGCTCAACATTCCGAACGACATCGTCGCCCGCAGCGGCAGCACCGGAACGCTGACACTGGATGCGACCAGCGGAAACGTGACTTGGACCGGCAATGTCGACCTGCAGCAGACGCTGAACCTGGACAATGGCAGCGGTTCGCAGTCCTCGACATTGTCCGGCGTGATCAGCGGAGCCGGAAATCTGGTCAAGGTCAGTGCCGGGGAAGTGATCCTCGGTTCCGCCGCGAACACCTTCGGCAGCGGCGCCGCGGACAGCGTGATGATCAGCGACGGGGTGCTCACGGTTGCCTCGGATGGCGCCCTCGGCAATCCGGCAAACGGCGTGACGCTGGACGGCATCGACGGCGTGCTGAGGGTGGACGGCACCTTCGGAACCTCCCGGACGATCACGGCCACGGGTACCTCGACCGGGGTCGGCGTGACGGCCGGAAACGAGTTCACGGTCAATGTTCCGCTGGCCGGAGCCGGGACCCTCGAAAAGGTCGATGACGGCACGATGACCATCGCCGCGGGGGTCGATAGCAGCGGTCGGGGTGCGGCCGATACCGAGGTGGCGGGCGGCATCCTCCGGATCCAGGGACCAAAGGCACTGAGTGATTCGGGTCCGCTACTGATGAACTCGAACTCGGGAACGTTGGAGCTGTTGGTCGACGCGAGCACCGACTTCGGGCACCCGCTGACGATGAACGGCAACGGTCCGGTGATCCATGTCGACCGCGCGATCGGCGGCTCCGGCAGCAACGGGCGCCACCGGCTGGGCGACGCGACGACGACCGTCGGCGACCTGACGGTCACCGGCGACAACGGCTACGGGCTTTCGCTGGGAGCGTTCACCGCAACTTCCAACAGCTCGCTGACGAACGAAGCGCCGGCCGCACTTCAGGTGGATTCGATATTGGGAGATCCAGGGAACTTCACCCGAACCTTTACGGTCAGCGGGAGCGGTGACACCGAAGTGCTCGGAGCGATATCACAGGGGCCGGGGACGGGGGTCTTCCGTCTCACCAAAACGGGCGAAGGGACGTTCCGGTTCGGGACGAGTGTCGGCGGCTTCGGAGACATCGTCACGGTGCGCGACGGCACCCTCGACCTGAACGGTCTCACCTTCCTCGCCGAGAGTCTCGTGCTGGGTGGCGGGGCTTCGGTGGCCGGGGCCCAAATCGATACCGCTGGCGGCACCCTGCAGTTGGGGTCCGGGTTGACCTACAGCTCCTCCAGTCCGCCGCCCGAGGGTGCGGTCATCACAGGCACGGTCGATCTCGGCAGCGCCCTGCATACCTTTCAGGTCAACAATAGCACCGGAGCGGATCAGGATGTGACCATCGACGGCCCGATCGTCGGGACCGCGGGAGCGGAGATCGTGAAGGCGGGGAGCGGGACGTTCCGGATGACCGGGGCGGGGAACAGTTATCCGGGGCCGACCTCGATCACATCCGGTGTGGTGGAGCTTGGAAAATCCGCGGGTGATGCCGTGCCCTCCGGCGGACTCGTGATCGAAGGAGCGGAAGTGTTGCTGACTGCCGGGTCGCAGATCAACGACAGCGCTTCGGTGACGATGGATGGCGGCGGCGACACGGTTCTGGATCTTGCGGGTTTCAGCGAGACGACGGGATCGCTCTCGCTGACCCAGACCGGCACTTTCAACTACACCGCGATCCGTACCGGCGCCGCGGGAACGCTGGTCCTCAATGGGGATGTCTCGCTCAACAACAACACGAGTTCGACCTTCTCGGATGGCCGTGAGGTGGTGATCACCGGCAGCGGCGACAAGTCGACCCCGACGACGGACGGCACGCTGGATCTCGGTGGTGCCGTGCGCACGATCGAGGTCTCGACCACCACGGTCGGAACCTATGAGCCGAATGCCAACGCTACGATCGAAACGCAGATCATCAACGGCGGCATCATCAAGACCGGATCGCGCACCCTGTTTCTCGACCACCCGAACAACACCTTCGCCGGCGGTCTTGTGATTGCCGAAGGTTCGGTGAGACCCGCGACGGCCGGTTCGCTCGGCACGGGGCCGGTGAGCTTCGATAGCGCCAGCGCGCTGGACTCGGGGATCGACCTGACCGCCTTCACCGGCACCTACGCCGAGTCGTTTTCGATCACCGGCGGCGGATCGGGCAGCACGATCATCACCTACGCGGGTCCGGCTCCTTCGACGCTGGAGTTGAGCGGTGGATTCACCCTCGAGCGAGACGTTGGCTTCGACGTGGTGAACGGCAACATCGATGCGGCGATTTGTGCGGTCCTCGACGTCACGGGAACCATCGACGACGGGGCGTTCACGGCCGGCGTGGCGAAGTATGGCGACGGTCTGCTGGATCTTTCCGCCGGCAATACCTACTCCGGAGGTACCAGCGTGTTCGGCGGAACCCTGAGAGTTCCGGACGGAACCGCCCTTGGCGACGGCACTGCGGCGATCACGATCGATGGCGGCTGCCTACATACCCTCGGCTCGGTCGCGGCACCGGGGGATCTGGTGTTCGGAGCAAGCGGCGGCAGCCTCCGGGTGGATGCCTCGGCCACGGTCGATGTCCCCGGCAACGTGGCTTGGGATGCTGGCCAGGTCGGGCTTTTCGGTGCGGGAACCACGGTGCTTTCCGGGACGTCCAGCGGTGCGGGGGGTGATCTTCTCCTCGGCGGGCCGACCGCTTTCGCACCCGGGTTCTTCAATGACGCCACCGCCAACGGGCACATTCTTTCCCTTCGCGGCACGGCGACGCTGCCGGCGGGCAATCTGAATATCGTCAACGACGCCGTGCTGGAACTGGGTAGCGGCGATCTGACCCGTCCGCTCGGCACCAGTCCGGGCGAGGTGCAGATGGAAACGGCGGTCGGCGGCGGCTTTGCGGCGTATGGCGCCGATCGTGTGGTGAATCTCGGCGGGCTCTCCGCCACGGTGGTGATGGGACAAACGCCGTTCCTCTACAAGAACGTCAGCGGCAATGATTACGGCAAACTGATCTTCGGTAGCCCGAACGCGACCCACCAACTGGAATTCCAGAACCCGATCGAACTCGACAACGGTCTCACCTTCGTAAGCCGGAAAATGGAGATCCGGGACGGTGGCGGAGCGATCGACGCGCTGCTTTCCGGCGGGCTTTCGCAAAGCGCGGACCCGAATACGACTTATACTTCGCTGGGGCTCTACGGGGATGGTGTCATGGAAATCTCCGGGCCGATGAGCGGAGAGATCGAGATCTTCGTGGAAGACCCGGTGACCTTGAGGCTGACCGGGTCGAACACGATGGCCGGCGGCGACTACTACGTGAATCATGGTACGATCTTCATCGGTGGCGATGCCAGTTTCGGTGACCCGGACGACATTTTCATCGAGACGCCGGGGACCTTCGATGCTTCGGCTCTGACGGGGCCGGTCGGACTTGATCCGAGCGCCTACTTCCAGATGGACGGTACGTGGCTGGGTAGCATTTCGACGCCCTCTTACTTCGAAGGCCACGGATCCATCAGCGGCGACCTTCATCTTCTTGCCGGTAGCGAATTCTTCCCGAATACGGGCGGAACGCTGTCGGTCGGCGGAGACTTCACTCTCGACGCGACGGCCGTCATCGATCTCTTCGCCAACGGACTGGTGCCCGAAACCAACTTCAACCGGATGGAGGTCGCCGGGGCGGTGAATCTCTCCGGTGATCTCGACATCAGCGTCTCGAACCTGTCGCTGGGCGATT is part of the Haloferula helveola genome and encodes:
- a CDS encoding beta strand repeat-containing protein, which encodes MKAFPPLGTGVFLLLTTSFSGAVTWDNSSLDGSWSEPTNWDGDVEPSSADDVVFPLGLGGTITTNSTENALSLSFDDDYLLDGGTVALASGNSITVAAGKTATISCSLNITDGLTKLGDGRLVLEVNNTNAVGNTISAGTLVVASNNALGGSGSVTTVNSGTVLEIADGIASSRNLTLMDGATIFGVGAATNNGKATIDAGATAVTLQTGLATDVFTMGNGTNDLTGGSSATVIDIAGPGTVRLGGGSDFPGSWVLPGGVLELASSTALGNQTSESVTLSGGTLSARLNTSTDFGAGSPAAQLIMTADSGLRSDRSGNGSGSTHTFGTLSMGTNTLTVDPGENVISGTASIVLGDVTLSGDPTFAVNDSLVAGARLEIGTLIGGGVARAVVKTGDGDLTLNGGTTDLPAGSSFVATGGGVIELDFGSLGAAGTVAITDAQNPLGAASVSITDGGLTLLANGSGTNAVQTYQLGNSFVLGGTFTLDANRLSGSNTNKTFELPGATLLAGTELTMVGDQLHGVALSGPLALSGDATLKGVDITSRDGLLTLDGGITGSVGDALTIEGGTSPLNLTINASGTYGGGTTVTGSNVILNAVDALGTGPLLMEGGDVFVNVAGALNGTVTVNGGTLEVSGYDLLASNALVIGGGTVEIRNNTGDTVPTTSLSVSGTSSLLVGNNGSGFGQTMIFPLLSVSGDTTLSLLNSNGFTPEIQALDLAGNLTLDHNITARIGGITEDLSPRTLLKTGNGTLELNGAGTHSGGTEVLAGVLLVNDGSALGSGDLTIGDVSGTSNAIARFAAGLNIPNDIVARSGSTGTLTLDATSGNVTWTGNVDLQQTLNLDNGSGSQSSTLSGVISGAGNLVKVSAGEVILGSAANTFGSGAADSVMISDGVLTVASDGALGNPANGVTLDGIDGVLRVDGTFGTSRTITATGTSTGVGVTAGNEFTVNVPLAGAGTLEKVDDGTMTIAAGVDSSGRGAADTEVAGGILRIQGPKALSDSGPLLMNSNSGTLELLVDASTDFGHPLTMNGNGPVIHVDRAIGGSGSNGRHRLGDATTTVGDLTVTGDNGYGLSLGAFTATSNSSLTNEAPAALQVDSILGDPGNFTRTFTVSGSGDTEVLGAISQGPGTGVFRLTKTGEGTFRFGTSVGGFGDIVTVRDGTLDLNGLTFLAESLVLGGGASVAGAQIDTAGGTLQLGSGLTYSSSSPPPEGAVITGTVDLGSALHTFQVNNSTGADQDVTIDGPIVGTAGAEIVKAGSGTFRMTGAGNSYPGPTSITSGVVELGKSAGDAVPSGGLVIEGAEVLLTAGSQINDSASVTMDGGGDTVLDLAGFSETTGSLSLTQTGTFNYTAIRTGAAGTLVLNGDVSLNNNTSSTFSDGREVVITGSGDKSTPTTDGTLDLGGAVRTIEVSTTTVGTYEPNANATIETQIINGGIIKTGSRTLFLDHPNNTFAGGLVIAEGSVRPATAGSLGTGPVSFDSASALDSGIDLTAFTGTYAESFSITGGGSGSTIITYAGPAPSTLELSGGFTLERDVGFDVVNGNIDAAICAVLDVTGTIDDGAFTAGVAKYGDGLLDLSAGNTYSGGTSVFGGTLRVPDGTALGDGTAAITIDGGCLHTLGSVAAPGDLVFGASGGSLRVDASATVDVPGNVAWDAGQVGLFGAGTTVLSGTSSGAGGDLLLGGPTAFAPGFFNDATANGHILSLRGTATLPAGNLNIVNDAVLELGSGDLTRPLGTSPGEVQMETAVGGGFAAYGADRVVNLGGLSATVVMGQTPFLYKNVSGNDYGKLIFGSPNATHQLEFQNPIELDNGLTFVSRKMEIRDGGGAIDALLSGGLSQSADPNTTYTSLGLYGDGVMEISGPMSGEIEIFVEDPVTLRLTGSNTMAGGDYYVNHGTIFIGGDASFGDPDDIFIETPGTFDASALTGPVGLDPSAYFQMDGTWLGSISTPSYFEGHGSISGDLHLLAGSEFFPNTGGTLSVGGDFTLDATAVIDLFANGLVPETNFNRMEVAGAVNLSGDLDISVSNLSLGDSVVMLLNDGVDPINGTFTGFPEGSAIALGSGLAIELTYQANGDGGAVGNDFGFTVVVDTFSADLNLIADSPLSIAPGEEIVIDYTIENTGGTAVGDGALEISLPANATFVSSTPAGTLAGSLLTITLPALAAPDSTTVELRLTAPGTPEVVEVWSSVSTAEFESDYTDNGYFNSIAVLPGGAPALDTFGLNGLGDQFDLSFQTVSGVVYAIQSSNDLVVWTEEVIIEGDGNPYAGSFTVDQDREFFRVVIVSQNGSNGGGE